The Dehalococcoidia bacterium genome window below encodes:
- the crcB gene encoding fluoride efflux transporter CrcB, with protein sequence MKLLFVLAGGALGSGARYLASTWAADRFGAAFPWGTLGVNIVGCFCIGLLATLADEAGAIGPNGRVFLVVGVLGGFTTFSSFSLDALRLTEHHETERAIAYLLASVGVGLAAALLGIALARLLSR encoded by the coding sequence GTGAAGCTGCTGTTCGTACTGGCCGGCGGTGCGCTCGGCTCCGGCGCCCGCTACCTGGCCTCGACCTGGGCGGCCGATCGGTTCGGCGCCGCGTTTCCCTGGGGCACCCTCGGCGTCAACATCGTGGGCTGTTTCTGCATCGGCCTGCTTGCCACGCTGGCCGACGAAGCGGGCGCGATCGGGCCGAACGGCCGCGTCTTTCTCGTCGTCGGCGTGCTTGGCGGTTTCACGACGTTTTCCAGCTTTTCGCTCGATGCGCTGCGGCTGACGGAGCATCATGAGACCGAGCGGGCGATCGCCTACCTGCTGGCGAGCGTGGGCGTCGGCCTCGCGGCGGCGCTGCTGGGCATCGCCCTGGCGCGCCTGCTCAGCCGTTAG
- a CDS encoding DUF190 domain-containing protein: protein MDTPLQGVLLRIFVGESDTWHGKSLHSALVEAARRQGLAGATVLRGVEGFGAHSRIHTARLVDIAPDLPMVIEIVDEEAKIQAFLPTVHDLVQEGLVTLERVNVIVYRSLR from the coding sequence ATGGATACGCCGTTGCAGGGCGTGCTGCTGCGCATCTTCGTGGGCGAATCGGACACCTGGCACGGCAAGAGCCTGCACTCGGCGCTGGTGGAGGCGGCGAGGCGGCAGGGACTGGCCGGCGCCACCGTGCTGCGCGGCGTGGAAGGCTTCGGCGCGCACAGCCGCATCCACACCGCACGGCTGGTGGATATCGCTCCCGACCTGCCGATGGTGATCGAGATCGTGGACGAGGAGGCGAAGATCCAGGCCTTTTTGCCCACCGTGCACGACCTGGTGCAGGAAGGGCTGGTGACGTTGGAGCGCGTCAACGTGATCGTCTACCGCTCGCTCCGGTAG